The sequence ACTCGGCCCCCACATCAGGTTTTTCACCAAGAAAACGCTCTTTGATGTCGTCACGGATTCCGGTTTTGAAATCATCCGGCACGGGTATTGGGGGAGGTTCTACCCGATTCCCTGGAATATACATGTGTACGCGAGAAAGTCATGATCTTCCCGGATGGACACCCCGTTCGGGTATAAAAACATGCTCTCCAATCATACAATTCGGTGATGAGTGTGTGACGCCGTGATGTAAAGAGACGGGTATGAATGTCACGTCTCGCATTGTTTCACGCTCTGTAAAAACGGAGAAAAGAGCGATTGGAAAATGAAGCGGCTGTTTTCAGGGGAGTCGTCATTCCGGCATAATCATGAAGAGTGAAGGTAAATATACCTCAATGCTTCAGTAGTCCGTATATACATTTCTGAAGCGTGTATCGGGAAATTTTTATGGACGTGTTATATCTTCATATCGGAACACATAAAACCGGCACCACCAGTTTGCAGACTTTTTTCAGGGATAATAGGGTCTTGCTTAAAAAGAGGGGTATTGTATATCCAAAAACCGGACGGGCACGAATGGGGGCCCACCATCATCTGATCAGTGCGATACGTAATTCACCGCATCCCGTGTTTAAACCGAAAAAGCCATTCGCCGAATATATTGCTGAATTAAAGAATGAAGTTGCAGAAAATGCTCAGTGCCTGATTTCTACGGAAATTTTTAATGAGATCATTGATTTCTCTCAACTTGAGCTGTTCAGGACGGTTGCGAAAAAAGTTAAAGTTATCGTATACCTGCGTCGCCAGGATCATTTCTTGGAATCCGGGTATTCGTATGAAGTGAAATTCGGCAATAAAATGTCTTTTGAAGAGTATTGTGATCAATGGCGACTCTCATATAGAGATCTCTGTAATAGATACGCAGATGTATTTGGAAAAGAAAATATAATCGTGCGTCCCTATGAAAGGCAACAATTTTATGGCGGGAATATTTTTTCGGATTTTCTCAATGTCCTGGGACTGGAATTGACAAGCGATTATCGTCTTCCTCGAAAAAATCCAAACCCCTCATTATCACGGGATGTGTTGGAATATATGTATTGCATAAACAGATTGCCGCTTGAAAAAAATGAAGTGCTTAACTTCACTCCGATTATTCTCGCGTTTTCAGGCAGAACAGGAAAAGATGCCATTTTCCTCCCCCACAATATGTTGTTTCAAAAAGAGCGTGTCGCTTTAATGGCTCAATATCTTCAAAGCAATGCTGAAGTGGCGTGTGAGTATTTGGGTCGGTCGGACGGAATATTGTTTTATGAACCGCTCCGGGAGTCAGAGAAGGAAAATGATTCGTATTCCGGATTGACCGATGAGAGAGTAATTGAAATAACCCGCTTTATATCGGATCATTCACATTTCTTGGTCATGGTTTTAAGACATGGTATCGCCAGAGGATTGGCGTCCAATAATCCGGATGAATATCAGGCTGCGAAGACACTCTCTCCCGTCATGCAATTAAAAAAATCCCGTATCGAGGGCGGAATGATTCCCTTTGTGAAATTTTTCTACATGAAAAAACAAACTTTAAAAAGAGCAGCAAAGCAGTGTGTGGCAAGATTTTATGGCGGATAAAAAGATATTACAAAAAATACTCCATATTAAGCACCGATCTAGTAGCCGTCTTCGAAGATATCCTCATGGTATGACTCAGCATAAGGGACCCTTCAATCAGTCTGCCGCTGCATGCAAAAGTTGAATAAACCGGGAGGGAAATAAGAGAGTCGGAATGAAGACATTGTATCTGCATATTGGCCCGCCCAAAACGGGGACATCGGCCCTCCAGGCCTTTTTTGCCGAAAATTATCGTGTGCTCAAGAGAAAGGGAGTACTCTATCCAAAAACAGGAAGGGCGAAAACGGGCAGGGCAAAACTCGCGGGTCATCACTATATGATAAACTCAATAACACAGTATCAACATGAAAGGTATCGCCCGAAAAAAACGTTCACGGAATATGTAATTGACTTGAAGAAGGAGAGCAGAAATTTTCAGAGAGTACTACTCTCAAGTGAATTCATGTATTTTGATATTGACAGCAATGACCTTGTCTGTTTAAAAGAGATTTTTTCTCGAATATTTATTATTGCCTATATAAGACGTCAAACCGAACATATGAAATCCAATTATAATGAACAGGTAAAAACTGGACACGATAGGATTCTTACCATCCAGGAATATGTCAAACATTATGCCAAATTGAGATGGTTCCAGACATTACTGAATTATGGTGATTTGTTCGGCAAAGAGAACATTATCGTACATCCCTATGAAAAACAGCAATTTCAAGGGGGCACCATCTTTTCAGATTTTTTACGTATTCTTGGTTTGGATTTCGACGATACGTACGTATTGCCTCAAGAGGAAGTAAATCAATCGCTCTTGATGGATGATTTGGAATATAAGCGCATGATAAATATGCTTAATCTGGAAAAAAAACAAACTAAAAGTTTCATGGCGCCCCTTATTATGCATTCAAGTTCAAAAAGAGGTACAGAAAAAGTTTTTTTACGAAATCAGGATTTTTTATCTCCACAAGAACATCTGGACATTATTGAGAGATTTGCCGAGACCAATGCAACGATAGCTCGAGAATATCTGGGCCGCGCAGACGGACAATTATTTTACGATCCGTTGCCGGACCCCGATGAACCCTGGGAGCCGTATCCCGGCTTGTCGGAGGAAAAAGTGGTTGAGATTACACGTTTTATTACCGATCATTCATCACATAACATCCCCGTTCTGAAAGACGGAATCATCAAAGGGCTTTCATCTGATGACAAAAAGGTAAAAGAAGCGGCGAAAATTCTTTCGCCAGCATTGCCTGAATTAAACGAAAAATATGGAATTAAAAATCTCATACCGAAATCATTACACAGCAAAATAGAATTTCTTCGTTATAAACGTAATTATTTTGCACGGGTACTGGGAGTTGCACGAAAGGGGTTGAAAAATAAGCTGCATATGATTCATAATAAAAAAGGGTAGATATCTGTGAAATGATGAAATTGACTTCACGAATTACTAATAAGAAGACCGGATATTTCGTCGAATATAACCCGAATAGTGATGGGGAACATCACGACCACGTGGGAAAAATGGATGAAAACATGCTCGATATGCTCGAATTGTTGGATATTGTGAATAGACTGCATTCATATATACCGTGGTAAAGGGATAGGTGTTCTCGATACTGACGGGGATATTCTTTTGTTGTACGCCACACCTCCGTGGATTGAGCACGCAATATCTTTTGTAACCGGGTGAGAGCATACCGATACAGAAGCCATGAGATAAGATGCATCTGAAGGACAAGTGCATAAGAAACATACGGAGATACTTCCATGTCACATCAAAGCGAAGAGGTACTTCGCACTCCCACAAAAATCATCCAGCCAAAAGAGACCCTTTTGTCTCTGAACATCAGGGAGATATGGAATTATCGTGACCTGTTGTTTTTTCTTGTATGGAGAAATATCAAGAGCAGATACGCACAGACCGTGCTCGGAACGGGGTGGGCGCTGTTTAAGCCCATTATCAGCATGGTGGTGTTTACGCTGATTTTCGGAAAACTCGCGAAGATCAGTTCAGAGGGAGTGCCCTACGCCGTGTTCAACTACACCGCCCTTGTTCCGTGGACATTCTTCTCATCGTCTCTGACCGGTGCAACAAGCAGCCTTGTGGGGGCGGCGGACATGCTGACAAAGGTGTATTTTCCCCGCATCGTCATCCCCGCCGCTGCAATTCTGGACAAATTGGTAGATTTCATTATCGCCCTGGCGATTCTCATCGTGATGATGTTTTTTTACAGGGTGGCCCCGACAGTATGGGCTGTGGCGATTCCCTGTCTCGTTCTAATGATGATACTCGCCTCGGCCGGATTCGGCCTGTGGTTAACGGCGCTGGCCGTGCAGTATCGGGATGTGAACTACGCCATGACGTTCAGTGTCCAGATGTTCATGTACGCCTGTCCCGTGGTCTATCCCACAAGCCTCATCCCCGAAGGGTGGCGGCTGGTCTACGCCCTCAATCCGATGGTAGGCGTCATCGAAGGATTCAGGGCGTCGCTGTTGGGTACCATCCCGATGCCCTGGGACCTCATCGGCATTGGGACGGTATCGTCGCTCGTCATCTTTATTTCGGGCCTGATGTTTTTTAACTATAAAGAGCGGATCTTCGCGGACGTGGTATGATGAAAACTCCGGTTATGATCAATGCCGAAAATCTCTCGAAACGCTACCGCATCGGCCTGAAGGACGAGATGTACGATAATATCGTCAGCGAGATACTCGATCTTCTCATCGGTCCGATAAATGAATCTTGAAAATTGAGAGATCGATGTACTTGACAGATTATTGTACAATACATCGTTTTTTTGGATGGAAGTAACGTGTGACCGTTTGGTTTGAGGATAAAAGTCTCCGGTTGATATGGATTATCCAGAGCAGATATTACAACAATGTGTGAATCAATCGAAATCGCGGTTGGACCTGTGGATTGGCTTTTTTCATTTAACAGGGATACAGAGGATGGCTGAAGTGGGGGTGTATAGGGGAGATTTCGCGGCCGCAATTCTTGAGCGGTACGATTCGATTGAAACTTATTTCATGATAGATCCCTGGCGATATTTAGATAACTGGAACAAGCCGGCAAATCAAACGAATGATATATTCGAGACATTTTTCTCTGAAACAAAGGCGAAAACGGATTTTGCAGCCAACAAGAGAATCATTCTGAGGGGAACCACCTCGGAGGTGATTGAAGAGATAGAGGATGAAGGACTTGATTTTGCGTATATTGATAGCGATCATACGCTGAGGGGGATTACCATGGATTTGATACAAATATTCCCTAAGATCAGAATGGGGGGGTGGATCGGCGGTGATGATTTTATGCGCAATGTGTGGCAGCATGATACAGACTATGAGCCGACTTTAGTATTTCCCTTTACGGTTTATTTCGCAGAAGCGATGGATGTTCCGATATATGCTCTTCCGTACAACCAATTTCTTATAGAGAAAAATTGTGATAAATCATTTGCTTTTATCGACATGACAGGGCTGTACGGTGACACCAGCCTGAAAAATCAGCTCCTTCCTCAGTTATTTTTCAAACGTAGAGTTCGTGAGAAATTTCCTCTACTGTATTCTCTAATAGATATAGTATTGAGGATAGAGAATAAGATGTCCGGTTTCATCAAGAAAACAGGTGAACATATGCACAAATAGTAAAAGATAAGCGGTATCGAGGGATTCAGAGTGTCGCTTTTGGGGATCATCTCTAAACCCTGAGACCTCATCGGTATTGGGATGGTATTGTCGCTCGTCATCTTTATTTTGGGCTTGATGTTTTTTAACTATAAAGAGCGGATCTTCGCGGACATGGTGTGATAATGGCTCCGATCATGATCGACGTAAAAAACCTTTCAAAGCGCTATCGCATCGGCCTGAAGGACGAGATGCCTGGGAACATCTGCTGCGAGATAATAGTTTGTTTTTTCAGCCTCTGGGAGTTGACTGAAAAGCTGTTCAGAATTGCATGAGAAGAATAGGGTGAGAAAATGTTATATATTCACATTGGTGCACCTAAAACCGGATCAAGTGCATTACAATACTTCTTACTTATAAACAGGGAAGAACTGCTGAAAAATAATATTTTCTACCCTGAACATGAAGTGGACGAGAATAATATCTGTTCGGGTAACGCCAGGGTGTTTTTCAATCACGATGTGGATGGGAACTCGAAAGAGATTCAGGAGCAAGTAACAAATGTGTTTCATGCCTTAGATCGCGGTCATACTGTTCTATTGTCATCGGAAAGCTTATTCCATACGGATCCAAAGAAAATATACAGATTATTTGACATAAGCGATTCAAAGATACTTGTTTATTTGAGAAGACAGGATGAGTATTTGTTGTCCTTGTATAGTCAGCGGGTTAAAAGACGACCGGAAAAAAACACTCTAAATGTCTGGTTGGATGATATTATGTCAAAAGATAATCTGGCGTATTATCGTGCCGTTGACGAGTGGGCGGAACAATTTGGAAAGAACAGGGTCATCGTACGGCCATATGAAAAGGCCCAGTTTTTCGGGGGAACGATTTTTTCCGATTTTTTTAATATAATAGGATTGGATCTTTCTCAGGAGTATAGCATTCCCCGGTCGAGGATAAACAGGTCGTATAGTCCCGATGCCGTAGAATATAAGAGAGTACTCAACATCCTGACGAATAGGGGAGATTTTCTTGATAGAGTATTGCAGAAATACTCCGATTCGTTGGATGAACATAATACATGGCCCTATAGTTTGCTGAGTCCGGCTAAACGCATTCAGATTCTGGAAAGTTTTAAAGAAAGAAATGCATATTTAGCTCGGGAATACCTCGGAAGGGAAGACGGTTTTTTTTTCGAAGCTCCTCTCCCGGTTACGGATGAAGAATGGAAACCTTATCCCGGTTTAGGTGAGGAGAAAATCCGGGAGATAACGGACTTTATTTTTAAATATGACAAAAGATACATAGGAATTTTTAGGGAAGCCGTTCTGAGTGGCTTGGAGTCTCAAAATTCTCAAGAAAGAGAAGCGGCGGAAACACTTGTTTCCATCCTGAAATATAATATGGGGTTGTTTGCTGAGATTAAATACTATTTGAAATCTCTAATACAATAATAATGGTGTCCGGCGTGTGGAACCGAGAATGTATCCGAGCATATAACGCGTCAAGAGAAAATAACAGTACACCGTCATGGGGAGCATCTTGGTTTTCCTCTACAAATCGTGTGGCTGGGATAGACCTTTCTAAAAGGTTTTTTCGGGCCGTGTGTCATTTTGATTATATAGAGTAGATATTTGCAGACGTGGTGTGATGATGGC comes from Candidatus Zymogenaceae bacterium and encodes:
- a CDS encoding ABC transporter permease, whose amino-acid sequence is MSHQSEEVLRTPTKIIQPKETLLSLNIREIWNYRDLLFFLVWRNIKSRYAQTVLGTGWALFKPIISMVVFTLIFGKLAKISSEGVPYAVFNYTALVPWTFFSSSLTGATSSLVGAADMLTKVYFPRIVIPAAAILDKLVDFIIALAILIVMMFFYRVAPTVWAVAIPCLVLMMILASAGFGLWLTALAVQYRDVNYAMTFSVQMFMYACPVVYPTSLIPEGWRLVYALNPMVGVIEGFRASLLGTIPMPWDLIGIGTVSSLVIFISGLMFFNYKERIFADVV
- a CDS encoding class I SAM-dependent methyltransferase, which gives rise to MAEVGVYRGDFAAAILERYDSIETYFMIDPWRYLDNWNKPANQTNDIFETFFSETKAKTDFAANKRIILRGTTSEVIEEIEDEGLDFAYIDSDHTLRGITMDLIQIFPKIRMGGWIGGDDFMRNVWQHDTDYEPTLVFPFTVYFAEAMDVPIYALPYNQFLIEKNCDKSFAFIDMTGLYGDTSLKNQLLPQLFFKRRVREKFPLLYSLIDIVLRIENKMSGFIKKTGEHMHK